Proteins encoded by one window of Asterias rubens chromosome 18, eAstRub1.3, whole genome shotgun sequence:
- the LOC117302552 gene encoding uncharacterized protein LOC117302552, translating to MVSAYNRSFHRSIKRTPTSVSPANSEEVWHTLYGIPDSKDSIVTSFKFNLGDTVRISMAARTFSKGYLPNWTTELFTVSNRTPRNPPVYKLTDYNGEELKGTFYKQELQRVDKNDEMYEVEKVLRTRKRRGALEYFVKWLGYPDKFNSWVKGLVGI from the coding sequence ATGGTGTCCGCCTACAACCGCTCGTTTCACAGGAGCATAAAGAGAACACCTACGTCAGTCAGCCCTGCAAACTCCGAAGAGGTATGGCATACTCTGTACGGTATCCCAGATAGCAAAGATTCCATCGTCACCTCCTTCAAATTTAACCTTGGGGATACGGTTCGCATAAGTATGGCAGCGAGAACTTTCAGTAAGGGTTACCTCCCCAACTGGACCACCGAACTTTTTACCGTCAGCAATAGAACTCCACGGAATCCGCCGGTGTACAAATTGACAGATTACAATGGCGAAGAATTGAAGGGTACATTTTACAAACAAGAACTACAAAGAGTCGACAAGAATGACGAAATGTATGAAGTAGAGAAAGTGTTACGCACTAGAAAACGACGTGGTGCGCTGGAATACTTTGTAAAGTGGCTGGGATATCCAGACAAGTTCAACAGCTGGGTGAAAGGGCTAGTGGGTATATAG
- the LOC117302548 gene encoding complement C1q and tumor necrosis factor-related protein 9-like, translated as MKITIAVAIVLAFMQVWSLVATAAVSPDPGLTCNSCCQGPAGIPGIPGSNGNHGQGLVGPRGDAGSPGEVGQPGAKGDKGSNGLDGEPGAKGDHGLQGDQGVGQPGKQGPQGLPGMNGLKGERGEPGPAGQTGEAGECSTRRSAFTAVRNTAFSPPSIWDPLPFEELLFSEEGTDFNLNNGTFTCNVPGVYVLMFSVRKSSSEPALLVQLMKNGNTIVTGRVDDAGYHQVSSSAVIPLHYGDQVHLAVYGPVYSDSGHYTSFTGFLLYEI; from the coding sequence ATGAAGATTACTATAGCAGTGGCCATTGTCTTGGCTTTTATGCAAGTTTGGTCATTGGTGGCTACAGCAGCAGTTTCACCTGATCCGGGACTGACGTGTAACTCCTGCTGCCAGGGCCCAGCCGGTATACCGGGAATCCCCGGATCTAATGGAAACCATGGTCAAGGACTTGTAGGCCCGAGAGGTGATGCAGGCTCCCCTGGTGAGGTAGGTCAACCCGGGGCTAAAGGAGACAAGGGGTCAAATGGACTGGATGGTGAGCCAGGCGCTAAAGGTGATCATGGACTGCAGGGAGATCAAGGAGTCGGTCAACCAGGGAAACAAGGACCTCAAGGTCTGCCTGGGATGAATGGTCTGAAGGGGGAGAGAGGTGAACCTGGACCAGCTGGACAGACTGGTGAAGCAGGTGAATGTAGTACGCGACGGTCCGCCTTCACTGCAGTGAGAAATACCGCCTTCAGCCCTCCATCCATATGGGATCCTCTGCCCTTTGAAGAGTTATTGTTTTCAGAGGAAGGGACTGATTTCAATTTGAATAACGGCACGTTTACGTGTAATGTGCCTGGGGTATACGTATTGATGTTCTCAGTCCGGAAATCATCAAGTGAGCCTGCCCTATTAGTCCAGCTGATGAAGAACGGTAACACCATTGTTACAGGGCGTGTAGACGATGCAGGTTATCATCAAGTGAGCAGCAGTGCAGTGATTCCCCTGCACTATGGAGATCAAGTTCACTTAGCTGTATACGGTCCAGTATATAGTGACTCTGGCCATTACACGTCTTTTACTGGATTTCTGCTGTACGAAATCTaa
- the LOC117302551 gene encoding uncharacterized protein F54H12.2-like produces the protein MALLHDHSEECTKSELDLFTLPPTQTSIEKGQYVEYHPISNLADGGPIQFYVPGSSEEYIDPSQTQLYVKVKVTKGDGTDLKDTDVVGPCNLLLQTLFSQVDVTLNERLISASTPTYPYRAMIETLLTYDKGAKASQLTASGWSKDTAGKMDNVNCTASEAETNAGLKTRRKRILNSRILDLIGPIHGDLFCQDKHLINGVDLKVKLVPFVSWLPGKTPPTKLRLWMHRCLFGE, from the coding sequence ATGGCCCTGCTACACGACCACTCCGAAGAGTGCACAAAGAGTGAACTCGATCTCTTTACTCTACCACCCACCCAGACAAGTATAGAAAAAGGCCAGTACGTTGAGTACCACCCCATCTCTAATCTTGCCGACGGAGGTCCCATCCAGTTTTATGTTCCCGGTTCGAGCGAGGAATACATCGATCCTTCCCAGACTCAACTCTACGTCAAGGTGAAGGTGACCAAGGGTGACGGCACCGATCTTAAAGACACAGATGTGGTCGGTCCCTGCAACCTGCTTTTACAGACCCTCTTCAGCCAAGTCGACGTGACCTTGAATGAGCGACTGATTTCTGCCTCCACTCCGACGTATCCGTACCGAGCCATGATCGAGACCCTTCTGACTTACGACAAAGGAGCCAAGGCATCGCAGTTGACGGCTTCAGGTTGGAGTAAGGATACCGCAGGCAAGATGGATAACGTCAACTGTACAGCTAGTGAAGCAGAGACAAATGCGGGCTTGAAGACTAGACGCAAGCGCATCCTAAACAGTCGAATCTTAGACCTGATTGGACCCATTCATGGAGATTTGTTCTGTCAGGACAAACACTTGATCAATGGAGTTGACCTGAAAGTCAAGCTGGTTCCTTTTGTCTCATGGCTTCCGGGGAAAACCCCACCTACAAAATTAAGATTATGGATGCATCGTTGTTTATTCGGCGAGTAA
- the LOC117302550 gene encoding uncharacterized protein F54H12.2-like has product MLGHIKALEKGTAKYPLRRVVCKMMSVPRGNLTLTQDHLFLGQLPNRIVVGCVSNAAFNGSYSKNPYNFQHFNVNYVSVHVNGEQIPHTPLKPDYAAGRKNCVRSYHTLFSGMDKMYMNEGNDISLSDYPDGYTPYAFDLTPDLACGGHFSLVKHWNLRLDMHFASPLEETINIIIYAEFNNILEIDQARNIIFDYNS; this is encoded by the coding sequence ATGCTCGGACACATCAAAGCTCTGGAAAAAGGAACCGCCAAGTATCCCCTCCGACGCGTCGTCTGTAAAATGATGTCTGTACCCAGGGGAAACTTAACACTCACTCAGGATCACTTGTTCTTGGGTCAGCTACCCAATAGAATTGTGGTGGGTTGCGTGTCCAATGCGGCCTTCAACGGGTCATACTCCAAAAACCCCTACAACTTCCAGCATTTTAATGTTAATTACGTGTCGGTACATGTCAACGGCGAACAGATCCCCCACACCCCTCTGAAACCAGATTACGCCGCGGGAAGGAAAAACTGCGTCAGATCCTATCACACGCTGTTCTCCGGTATGGATAAAATGTACATGAATGAAGGCAACGACATCAGTCTGAGCGACTACCCAGACGGGTACACACCGTACGCTTTTGACCTGACCCCAGACTTGGCGTGCGGTGGACACTTCAGCTTGGTGAAGCATTGGAACCTTCGTCTGGACATGCACTTTGCCTCACCGCTCGAAGAAACCATCAACATCATCATCTATGCCGAGTTCAACAACATATTAGAGATTGATCAAGCTCGTAACATCATCTTCGACTACAACAGCTAG